A window of the Methanomassiliicoccales archaeon genome harbors these coding sequences:
- a CDS encoding DMT family transporter, which produces MRLRVDKYEAYLILSSFIWGTSFVASKIGVDEVDPFLFAMMRFLIAAPFLLAVTIFLRSFDAAVYRDGMIWGIGTLNAVGLVLQNVGLTMTSATNTVLLVDINVVYVAVLASILLKESLGRFTLVGLGLGLLGVLVVSTGGDLSRLADGSLTGNLIVLLAGLVWAFYIVYQKKALQRHPNVLNMTSGVIVTTLVASLPMAVIFAQDYKISLNGFFAVAYVALFCTGAAFLLYIAGLKGKGATVSSIILLLEIVFAMFFAFLILGEVPDALTAIGAGLIVSAIILVSIQENSNGKKNEKKSEG; this is translated from the coding sequence ATGCGTCTGCGAGTGGACAAGTATGAGGCTTACCTCATCCTTTCGAGCTTCATTTGGGGAACAAGCTTCGTAGCATCTAAAATAGGGGTGGATGAGGTCGACCCTTTTCTCTTCGCTATGATGCGCTTCCTGATTGCGGCCCCTTTCTTACTGGCTGTAACGATATTCCTACGCTCCTTCGATGCTGCAGTGTACCGTGACGGTATGATATGGGGCATAGGTACTCTCAATGCTGTTGGCTTGGTACTGCAGAATGTGGGGCTCACCATGACCAGTGCTACCAACACCGTTCTTCTGGTCGATATAAACGTGGTCTATGTAGCTGTCCTGGCCTCCATACTATTGAAGGAATCTCTGGGGAGATTCACCCTTGTCGGTTTAGGCCTGGGCTTGCTGGGAGTTCTCGTCGTCTCCACTGGAGGGGATTTGAGTAGATTGGCGGATGGGAGCCTTACGGGGAACCTGATAGTGCTATTGGCAGGATTGGTATGGGCCTTTTATATCGTCTATCAGAAGAAAGCTTTGCAGCGCCATCCAAATGTGCTCAACATGACCAGCGGCGTGATAGTTACCACTTTGGTAGCCTCATTGCCAATGGCAGTCATCTTCGCTCAGGACTACAAAATCTCTCTTAATGGGTTCTTCGCCGTAGCCTATGTGGCCCTCTTCTGCACTGGTGCGGCCTTCTTGCTTTATATCGCTGGACTCAAAGGCAAAGGGGCTACCGTCTCCTCCATCATATTATTGCTGGAGATCGTCTTCGCCATGTTCTTCGCTTTCTTGATTCTAGGCGAGGTGCCGGATGCTCTCACTGCCATCGGGGCAGGGCTGATCGTCTCCGCCATTATCCTGGTTTCTATACAAGAGAACAGCAATGGAAAAAAGAATGAGAAAAAGAGTGAAGGCTAA
- a CDS encoding NDP-sugar synthase, whose amino-acid sequence MLTREAKSMSDGIDTAVILTGGEGTRLRPLTNNRPKPLLPVLGRPCVEYTLRAMASAGIQKVYLACGYKSIEVVKAIGDGSAYGVEIVYAFEEQPMGTAGAVKLLEKQLPDTYVVAMGDVLMDIDFHHIVSFHKKSGAMVTIALTEVEKPEQFGIVGLEEDGRITRFKEKPRSDEVFSHLINAGIYVIQNDAFKRVPQDTKFDFSKNLFPRLLEEGQPLFGLKLRGMWHDIGHPKDLLSANLGMAERKGVERHIFGVEVEGKVCGSKFFAKGARLRGPVYLGDEVRVGEGSLIMRSAIGEEGVVESGAQVVGSLLLRNCLIRKGAAVRSSVLGEGCLIDEGVTLIDCVLGDGVSVKGTQVIEGRTLESSI is encoded by the coding sequence TTGCTGACTAGAGAGGCAAAGTCCATGAGCGATGGAATCGACACCGCTGTCATTCTCACGGGAGGGGAGGGCACGCGCCTCAGGCCCCTCACAAACAATCGTCCTAAGCCCCTGTTGCCTGTGCTAGGAAGGCCATGTGTCGAGTACACCTTGCGCGCCATGGCCTCCGCTGGCATTCAAAAAGTGTATCTCGCCTGTGGCTACAAGTCGATTGAAGTGGTCAAAGCCATAGGCGATGGGAGCGCTTATGGAGTGGAGATCGTCTACGCTTTCGAGGAACAGCCCATGGGCACCGCGGGTGCGGTGAAACTTTTGGAGAAGCAATTGCCCGACACTTATGTGGTGGCCATGGGGGATGTTCTGATGGATATAGATTTCCATCATATCGTAAGCTTCCACAAGAAATCAGGGGCCATGGTGACCATAGCGCTCACGGAGGTAGAAAAACCAGAGCAGTTCGGGATTGTGGGATTGGAGGAGGATGGGCGGATTACACGATTCAAAGAGAAGCCGAGGAGTGATGAGGTCTTCTCTCATCTGATCAATGCTGGCATTTATGTCATCCAGAATGATGCTTTTAAGCGAGTGCCCCAGGACACTAAATTTGATTTCTCCAAGAATCTGTTCCCGCGTCTGTTGGAGGAAGGTCAACCTCTCTTCGGTCTCAAGCTGAGGGGCATGTGGCATGACATCGGCCATCCCAAGGATCTGCTAAGCGCTAACCTAGGTATGGCAGAGAGAAAGGGGGTAGAGCGGCACATCTTCGGTGTGGAGGTAGAAGGTAAGGTGTGCGGCAGCAAGTTCTTTGCTAAAGGCGCGAGGCTGCGCGGACCTGTGTACTTAGGAGACGAGGTCAGGGTCGGTGAAGGAAGCCTCATAATGCGTTCTGCCATTGGTGAGGAAGGGGTAGTGGAGTCTGGAGCACAGGTAGTGGGCTCATTGCTGCTGCGCAATTGCCTCATTCGTAAGGGGGCTGCCGTGCGCTCCTCTGTCCTCGGTGAAGGGTGCCTGATCGATGAGGGAGTAACCTTGATCGATTGCGTTCTCGGGGATGGGGTGAGCGTAAAGGGCACTCAAGTGATTGAGGGAAGGACATTGGAATCGTCAATATAG
- a CDS encoding PRC-barrel domain-containing protein: protein MRKFITELKGKTVMTNDGQILGMIENFVIEKSTGDIQHVLVVPAEEIETRLFKTDPQGRLILPFSEMNAVRDVVVMNITH, encoded by the coding sequence ATGAGGAAGTTCATCACTGAACTCAAGGGCAAGACGGTCATGACGAACGATGGTCAGATACTTGGCATGATAGAAAACTTTGTTATCGAGAAGAGTACGGGTGACATTCAGCATGTTTTAGTGGTACCCGCTGAAGAGATAGAAACGCGCCTCTTCAAGACTGATCCACAAGGCCGCTTGATACTGCCCTTCAGTGAGATGAACGCGGTGCGGGATGTAGTAGTCATGAACATAACGCACTAA
- a CDS encoding glycosyltransferase — translation MEKGGVDHSLFTIVIPTYNEVGNVGPMIAELTRRYPKAKIMIVDDGSQDGTVEVVKSLLNSNPQLALLLRDPEDRGLTAAVMEGLRSVKTERFVVMDCDFQHPPAYVEQLMAATYEADFVVGAREGMGPLSLGRRLASSGAHKLAYTYLWFIRRPRSTDLMSGFFAGKTELALMIIEKHGNKFERRGFKVLFDLLRFMPRGTKIMDSHYKFGDRASGYSKLNSDIVLSVLRQCGIGGKMASGALRFFLINKAGRAVGFIILAAIFAIVISLAA, via the coding sequence ATGGAAAAAGGGGGGGTAGATCACAGTCTTTTCACTATCGTCATCCCCACTTATAACGAGGTAGGCAACGTGGGGCCGATGATAGCGGAACTCACCCGACGATATCCCAAGGCAAAGATAATGATAGTCGACGACGGCTCTCAGGATGGGACAGTCGAAGTAGTAAAGAGTCTGCTCAATAGCAATCCCCAACTAGCTCTTCTTTTGCGCGACCCTGAGGACCGTGGCCTTACCGCAGCTGTGATGGAGGGCCTCAGATCAGTGAAGACGGAACGATTCGTGGTAATGGATTGCGACTTCCAACATCCTCCCGCCTATGTGGAACAACTAATGGCCGCAACCTATGAGGCTGATTTCGTTGTAGGTGCAAGAGAAGGGATGGGACCGTTAAGCCTAGGGCGGAGACTGGCATCAAGCGGAGCGCACAAACTGGCATATACCTATCTTTGGTTCATTCGCAGGCCTAGATCCACGGACCTCATGAGCGGGTTCTTCGCTGGAAAGACTGAATTGGCTTTGATGATAATAGAAAAGCATGGAAATAAATTCGAGAGAAGAGGGTTCAAAGTACTCTTCGATCTTTTGCGTTTTATGCCGAGAGGAACGAAGATAATGGATTCGCATTATAAATTTGGGGATAGGGCCAGTGGATATTCCAAACTGAACTCAGATATCGTTTTATCGGTTCTGAGGCAATGCGGGATAGGGGGGAAGATGGCCAGTGGCGCCCTGCGCTTCTTTCTGATCAATAAGGCAGGCAGGGCTGTAGGTTTCATAATTTTAGCCGCTATCTTCGCCATCGTCATCTCCTTGGCCGCCTAA
- a CDS encoding tetratricopeptide repeat protein: MKHEDLEARLDSRLIRTLNDMTPEAFKDLITELLERMGLQITRTELEKDLVFLEAEKGEESYLVMASRKPEHASAQGVRIIKDKASVEKRLPVLIVSHDLDAKSKELAFSEGVSFSDKERTILLIRKYGLWQRLTEHVDRSILQREGRRILPSTMPFDSHLQRAAEALKGKDSRTALEHIKAALELKPQYDLAWRMKAQAHYDLEEWDDALEAIGEALKAKPDDPLSWYFAGLVLHQLGDLEKELRAYDKALKYAPRLQPALLNKGATQFALGLKEEALFTFEEILRHHPNDVQALRNKALVLESMGRRSEALKVLDSLISLNPNDVEILVMRASMLAQEKHLLEAIEAWRQAVALDGSRADLWLGLTRAQLTAGMLEDAKRSYQMVRKLDANAPYIDELKITTGTSPLSSTVKHHNLQEDSLLRRCLDAALLMQALGRYEEALSEVERALTFDRNNVWALRRKASLLLDLGRLEEAVSLLTAAMREKNTSIELALELEAIGHRLGKKEESAWILQPHSDDGEVRKRLAIRHIIAGRPKAALELLGSPAGEDLCHDRLICVALLSDGNYPKASDLLEELLKKYGSSPALLNDLAVALRFQGKMEEAEKALCEVVRIEPRHANAWNNLGCLQYLKGALEEAERSIKKAVLLDRRPEFLLNLGMVQLSRDDFKAAQSSFEASLWLDPTPEALNCLGMLAERKGDSEKALEFYEEAIKKAPEFGEAQSNKARLRASFKAN, encoded by the coding sequence ATGAAGCATGAGGACCTCGAGGCACGATTGGATTCTCGGCTAATTCGCACCCTAAACGATATGACTCCAGAAGCTTTCAAAGACCTTATCACGGAACTGCTGGAAAGAATGGGCCTTCAAATTACCCGTACGGAGTTGGAGAAAGACCTCGTTTTTCTTGAGGCCGAGAAAGGAGAAGAGAGTTATCTGGTCATGGCGTCCAGAAAGCCTGAGCATGCTTCTGCGCAAGGTGTACGCATAATAAAAGATAAAGCATCGGTCGAAAAGCGCTTGCCAGTCCTTATCGTCTCTCATGATCTTGACGCTAAATCTAAAGAACTGGCCTTTAGCGAAGGAGTCTCTTTTTCGGACAAGGAAAGGACTATTCTGCTGATAAGGAAATATGGCCTTTGGCAGAGGCTCACTGAACATGTCGATCGCTCCATTCTGCAGAGGGAAGGAAGGCGCATCCTGCCCTCTACAATGCCCTTCGATTCTCATCTGCAGCGAGCTGCAGAAGCTTTGAAAGGAAAGGATAGTCGAACAGCCCTAGAGCACATCAAAGCAGCCCTGGAATTGAAGCCCCAGTATGATCTGGCATGGAGGATGAAGGCGCAGGCCCACTACGATCTTGAAGAATGGGACGATGCTTTAGAGGCGATAGGGGAAGCGCTGAAGGCCAAGCCGGACGATCCCCTTTCATGGTATTTCGCTGGGTTGGTCCTGCATCAGCTAGGAGATCTGGAGAAGGAGCTTAGAGCTTATGATAAGGCGCTAAAGTACGCTCCTAGGCTGCAACCCGCCCTTTTGAATAAAGGCGCTACGCAATTCGCCCTAGGCCTCAAAGAGGAAGCTCTTTTCACCTTCGAAGAAATTTTGCGTCATCATCCCAATGACGTCCAAGCCTTAAGGAATAAGGCACTAGTGCTGGAATCAATGGGAAGGCGTTCTGAGGCCCTAAAAGTATTAGACTCGCTTATTTCTCTAAATCCAAACGATGTAGAGATATTAGTGATGAGAGCATCAATGCTGGCACAGGAAAAACATCTTCTCGAAGCTATAGAGGCATGGCGACAAGCGGTGGCTTTAGATGGAAGCCGTGCGGACCTCTGGTTAGGCTTAACTCGGGCGCAGCTAACGGCGGGTATGCTGGAAGATGCCAAAAGAAGTTATCAGATGGTGAGGAAGCTGGATGCCAATGCACCTTACATTGATGAATTGAAAATCACAACTGGTACCTCACCTCTTTCCTCAACGGTCAAGCATCATAATCTCCAGGAGGATTCTCTTTTACGAAGGTGCTTGGATGCAGCCCTGCTCATGCAAGCCTTAGGCAGATATGAGGAAGCCTTGAGCGAGGTGGAGCGTGCCTTGACGTTCGACCGTAACAACGTCTGGGCGCTGCGCAGGAAAGCGTCCTTGCTACTGGACCTTGGGCGATTGGAGGAGGCAGTCTCTCTCCTCACTGCCGCGATGAGGGAGAAAAACACATCAATAGAGCTGGCGCTGGAGCTCGAGGCCATAGGACATCGCCTAGGCAAGAAAGAGGAGAGTGCATGGATTCTACAGCCTCATTCCGATGACGGGGAGGTGAGGAAGAGATTGGCCATCAGGCATATAATCGCTGGCAGGCCGAAAGCTGCCTTAGAGCTTCTTGGGTCACCTGCGGGGGAGGACCTGTGCCATGATAGGCTTATTTGCGTGGCGCTGTTGTCCGATGGGAATTACCCCAAAGCTTCAGACCTCTTAGAGGAGTTGTTGAAGAAATATGGCTCTTCACCTGCCCTGCTCAATGACCTAGCGGTGGCCTTACGCTTCCAGGGAAAGATGGAAGAAGCGGAAAAAGCTCTTTGTGAAGTTGTAAGAATCGAACCCCGTCATGCAAATGCTTGGAATAATCTAGGCTGTTTACAGTATCTTAAAGGGGCCTTGGAAGAGGCGGAGCGATCAATCAAGAAGGCTGTGCTTCTCGATCGCAGGCCTGAATTCCTCTTGAATCTGGGCATGGTGCAGCTTTCGCGCGATGATTTCAAGGCGGCGCAAAGCTCATTTGAAGCCTCCTTATGGCTAGATCCCACCCCTGAGGCTTTAAATTGCTTAGGCATGTTGGCTGAGAGAAAAGGGGACAGTGAAAAGGCTTTGGAATTCTACGAGGAAGCCATCAAAAAAGCCCCCGAATTCGGGGAAGCGCAAAGCAACAAAGCGAGATTGAGGGCATCATTCAAGGCGAACTAG
- a CDS encoding ARMT1-like domain-containing protein has translation MQFAPECVPCLLHRVLYEVKLVSPGAVEEAMAESLRILSLNYPKGMNSAKLATMVHERAYAVSGSKDPYCDLKIRSDEVAKSLLPQAESLVREAEDPLEMAVKVAIAGNVLDFGIDVGMEHPEELRSRFDKLVHQDLGINHLPKAKRLLRPGMEIAYLLDNCGESVLDSILINELKAQGARVFGVVKGEPILTDVTMEDALRIGLDKCLDEILSTRSFAVGIDLDKIPHELMARLEDSDLIVSKGMANLESLSDENLGPILYLLRVKCDPVARLLGAKRNWNIAKLCE, from the coding sequence ATGCAGTTCGCGCCTGAATGCGTCCCCTGTCTTCTGCACCGCGTCCTTTACGAAGTAAAATTGGTCTCTCCTGGAGCGGTGGAGGAGGCCATGGCTGAGAGCTTGCGCATACTCTCCCTAAACTATCCCAAGGGTATGAACTCTGCTAAGTTGGCTACCATGGTGCACGAGCGCGCTTACGCCGTTTCTGGAAGCAAAGATCCCTATTGTGACCTCAAAATAAGAAGCGACGAAGTGGCTAAGAGTCTTCTCCCTCAAGCCGAGAGTTTGGTCAGAGAGGCCGAGGATCCGTTGGAAATGGCGGTGAAAGTGGCCATAGCTGGCAATGTGCTGGATTTCGGCATCGATGTGGGTATGGAGCATCCAGAGGAGCTAAGGTCGAGATTCGACAAGCTAGTGCATCAAGATTTGGGCATCAACCACCTCCCGAAGGCCAAAAGGTTGCTTAGGCCAGGAATGGAAATAGCCTATCTTCTGGACAATTGTGGTGAATCCGTCCTGGATAGCATCCTGATCAATGAGCTGAAGGCGCAGGGCGCTAGGGTCTTCGGCGTGGTGAAGGGTGAACCTATACTAACAGATGTCACCATGGAGGATGCGCTCCGCATTGGTCTGGACAAATGCCTGGATGAGATCCTCTCCACTCGTTCCTTTGCTGTGGGGATAGACCTTGATAAAATCCCGCATGAATTAATGGCTAGGTTGGAAGATTCTGACCTCATAGTCTCCAAAGGCATGGCCAATCTGGAATCCCTCTCAGACGAGAACTTGGGTCCTATTCTTTATCTGCTGAGGGTTAAGTGCGATCCCGTTGCCCGACTATTAGGAGCCAAGCGCAATTGGAACATCGCCAAGCTGTGCGAGTGA
- a CDS encoding tRNA uridine(34) 5-carboxymethylaminomethyl modification radical SAM/GNAT enzyme Elp3, with translation MDYHERLLRSIAEGEVFDKVSLQRKKIELCREMGLSTVPPNSETLSRATEEMKPLVKEVLRRKDVRTLSGVAVVAVMTSPAPCPHGRCTYCPGGVDNNSPQSYTGKEPAARRASHNEYDPYKQVTARLQQLEAIGHATDKVDLIIMGGTFTSRPWEYQVYFVKSCFDAMNLTSGGTLEDSHRLNEGAPHRCIGMTVETRPDSFDYSVADRCLYLGTTRVELGVQILDDEILRSVNRGHGVEEIVKATKVAREKGLKICYHIMPGLPGSNPEKDLESFRLMFNDERFRPDMLKIYPTLVVKGTPLYDKWKERSFTPYSTEQAVEVIAKMKAIVPRYVRIQRIQRDIPVDLIEAGVDKGHLREIIHAKMRSEGRRCGCIRCREVGLNRIAKSSANEVALNRLEYKASSGKEAFISLDLEEFDALVGYIRLRLPLQGDVARVRELKVFGQMERLGVRGREWQHRGFGKELMAEAEDLAAREGYETIAVTSGVGVRRYYASLGYTRDGPYMIKKL, from the coding sequence GTGGACTATCACGAACGCCTTCTGAGGTCGATTGCCGAAGGGGAGGTATTCGATAAGGTATCGCTTCAGCGCAAGAAGATCGAGCTATGCAGGGAGATGGGCCTTTCCACAGTTCCTCCCAATTCAGAAACTCTTAGCCGAGCCACCGAGGAAATGAAACCTTTGGTCAAGGAAGTGCTAAGGAGAAAGGATGTCCGCACCCTCTCGGGAGTAGCTGTAGTGGCCGTCATGACCTCTCCTGCCCCCTGTCCCCATGGGCGCTGCACATATTGCCCGGGAGGGGTAGACAACAACTCACCCCAATCCTATACAGGGAAAGAGCCTGCAGCTAGGCGTGCATCGCACAATGAATACGATCCTTATAAACAAGTAACCGCTCGCCTGCAGCAGCTGGAAGCTATCGGGCACGCGACGGATAAGGTGGACCTTATAATAATGGGCGGCACTTTCACATCAAGGCCTTGGGAATATCAGGTTTATTTTGTAAAATCCTGTTTTGACGCCATGAATCTGACATCTGGAGGGACTTTGGAGGATTCTCATCGCTTGAATGAAGGAGCTCCTCATCGGTGCATTGGTATGACTGTAGAGACCCGGCCCGATTCTTTCGATTACTCCGTTGCGGATAGGTGCTTGTATCTCGGCACCACTAGGGTGGAGTTGGGGGTGCAAATACTCGACGATGAGATATTGCGCTCCGTGAATCGAGGGCATGGTGTGGAAGAGATCGTTAAGGCCACGAAGGTAGCCAGGGAAAAAGGTCTGAAAATATGCTATCACATCATGCCAGGACTACCAGGGTCTAATCCGGAAAAGGACCTTGAATCATTTCGTCTGATGTTCAATGATGAGCGCTTCCGTCCAGACATGCTTAAGATATATCCGACTTTGGTGGTGAAGGGCACGCCCTTGTATGATAAATGGAAGGAAAGGTCATTCACCCCGTACTCAACGGAGCAGGCAGTCGAAGTCATCGCCAAGATGAAGGCGATTGTACCTCGCTATGTACGCATCCAGCGCATTCAGAGAGACATTCCTGTGGATCTGATCGAGGCAGGGGTAGACAAAGGTCATCTGCGGGAGATAATCCATGCCAAAATGCGTTCGGAAGGTAGGCGATGCGGTTGTATCAGGTGCCGCGAGGTTGGCCTGAACCGCATAGCAAAGTCCTCAGCCAACGAGGTAGCACTAAACCGCCTGGAATACAAAGCTTCCTCGGGGAAAGAAGCCTTCATTTCCCTCGATTTGGAGGAGTTCGATGCCTTGGTCGGGTATATTCGTCTTCGCCTTCCCCTTCAGGGAGATGTGGCCAGAGTGCGTGAGCTAAAGGTCTTCGGTCAGATGGAGAGATTAGGGGTGCGAGGCCGAGAATGGCAACACCGTGGCTTCGGGAAGGAGTTGATGGCCGAAGCTGAGGATTTAGCAGCGAGAGAAGGTTATGAGACGATCGCGGTGACGAGCGGTGTGGGCGTAAGGAGATATTATGCCTCCTTAGGATACACCCGAGACGGTCCGTATATGATAAAAAAGCTGTAA
- a CDS encoding glycosyltransferase, whose translation MLGEMLTVSVGVCAYNEGRNIGRCLESILSQKVEGFCIHEILVISSGSTDNTDSVVKDYSVRDHRVRLIRQDKREGKNSAINLFLSEAKGDIMVLANADNRLAEGCLQALLEPFLEEKVGVVGGHPIPVNTRDTITGVATHMLWEMHHRISLMHPKVGELLAFRPLAKRLPTDTQSDEDLIRMELESLGLVTVYAPRAVVYNKGPTTVKDFLKQRTRVNIGERYMRRIHDYRIPTWDSKLLLNAFFSYMKDSRDSISKIMIAVILETWSRFYATLYVALDKGDKAVWQQVQTTKDLE comes from the coding sequence TTGCTGGGCGAGATGCTGACCGTTTCCGTAGGAGTCTGCGCTTATAACGAAGGTAGGAATATCGGAAGATGCTTAGAATCCATATTATCTCAAAAAGTCGAAGGGTTCTGTATACACGAGATATTAGTGATTTCGAGTGGGAGCACGGATAACACTGATAGTGTAGTCAAAGACTACTCGGTGCGTGACCACAGGGTAAGGCTCATAAGGCAGGACAAAAGGGAGGGAAAGAATTCAGCCATCAATCTCTTCCTTTCCGAGGCCAAGGGGGATATCATGGTTTTGGCCAACGCCGATAATCGCCTCGCTGAGGGCTGCCTGCAAGCTCTGCTCGAGCCATTTTTGGAGGAAAAGGTGGGAGTGGTAGGGGGCCATCCCATTCCTGTAAACACCCGAGACACTATAACAGGTGTGGCGACCCATATGCTGTGGGAAATGCATCACCGCATCAGTCTTATGCATCCGAAAGTGGGCGAGCTCCTCGCCTTCCGACCTTTGGCCAAGAGACTGCCCACGGATACCCAATCGGACGAGGATCTAATACGTATGGAATTGGAGAGTCTCGGCCTCGTCACCGTCTATGCTCCCAGGGCAGTGGTATATAACAAGGGTCCAACCACTGTCAAGGACTTCCTCAAGCAAAGAACGCGCGTAAATATCGGCGAGAGATACATGAGGCGAATACATGATTACCGAATTCCCACCTGGGATTCCAAACTTCTCCTTAACGCCTTCTTTTCATATATGAAAGACAGTCGGGACTCAATCTCCAAGATAATGATAGCCGTTATTCTTGAAACCTGGTCTCGCTTCTATGCAACTCTTTATGTAGCCCTGGACAAAGGTGATAAGGCTGTATGGCAGCAGGTTCAGACCACTAAGGACTTAGAATGA
- a CDS encoding CDC48 family AAA ATPase, with product MAQGVTLRVVRAQHQSEVGLGRARIDTKTRKELGVEVGDVIEIVGKRSTAAKVFRAPQEDENMGIIRIDGMIRSNAGVSIGEKVVVMKADPQPAQKVTVAPKILPHGKNIRFGAGVEELVKKGLNNRPLVRGDEIIIPNIALMGNFIPFVVVQTTPSGVVVVGEHTELTVKTEVMEQKASVAPSVTYDDVGGLEEELQRVREMIELPLKHPELFDRLGIDPPKGVLLYGPPGTGKTLIAKAVANEAGAAFFSIQGPEIISKYYGQSEEKLREKFEEAEKNAPSIIFIDELDSIAPRREDVHGEVERRVVAQLLTLMDGLGGRGQVIVIGATNREDAIDPALRRPGRFDREIEIGVPTRDGRKEILEIHTRGMPLSDDVSLDHLANITHGFVGADLMALAREAAMKCLSRFVPELELGKPIPVEILERIKVTQQDFDEALKELEPSAMREVLVEVPKVTWDDVGGLEEVKRQLREVIEMPLENPAAFKRMGIRPAKGILLYGPPGTGKTLLAKAVANESKANFISIKGPEIMSKWVGESEKAVRQAFKKAKQVAPSVLFLDEIDAIAPRRGSASDTNVTERVVNQLLTSMDGLETLEKVTVIAATNRPDIIDPALLRPGRFDRMILIPVPDAKSRLAILSVHTRNMPLRNVDLEALVEKLDGFVGADIENLCREAAMVALRENKDAEIVEMRHFEAALKTVRPSVDKEVMKQYESIAKVLDKVRLGEQDLGMYR from the coding sequence ATGGCACAGGGGGTAACGCTGCGAGTAGTGCGGGCGCAGCATCAGTCTGAGGTTGGTCTGGGAAGAGCGAGGATCGATACCAAGACGCGAAAGGAGCTAGGCGTGGAGGTAGGAGACGTCATTGAAATCGTGGGTAAGAGGAGTACTGCGGCAAAGGTCTTCCGTGCACCTCAGGAGGACGAGAACATGGGCATCATCCGCATCGATGGGATGATAAGGTCCAATGCAGGCGTATCCATAGGCGAAAAGGTGGTGGTCATGAAGGCCGACCCACAGCCAGCCCAGAAGGTTACTGTGGCCCCCAAGATCCTTCCGCACGGGAAGAATATTCGCTTCGGCGCAGGGGTGGAAGAGCTGGTGAAAAAGGGACTAAATAATCGGCCTTTGGTGCGAGGCGATGAGATCATCATTCCCAATATCGCCTTGATGGGCAATTTCATTCCTTTCGTGGTAGTCCAGACAACCCCAAGCGGCGTGGTAGTGGTGGGTGAGCACACTGAGCTTACGGTAAAGACCGAGGTCATGGAGCAAAAGGCCTCGGTGGCTCCGTCGGTCACCTATGACGATGTAGGAGGATTGGAAGAGGAGTTGCAGCGAGTGCGGGAGATGATCGAGCTGCCCTTGAAGCATCCTGAGCTCTTCGACCGCTTGGGCATCGATCCACCTAAGGGCGTTTTGCTCTATGGGCCGCCTGGGACGGGAAAGACGCTCATCGCTAAGGCAGTGGCCAATGAGGCGGGTGCGGCTTTCTTCTCCATCCAAGGACCAGAAATCATCTCCAAATATTACGGGCAGAGCGAGGAGAAGCTGCGAGAGAAGTTCGAAGAAGCGGAGAAGAACGCTCCTAGCATCATCTTCATAGACGAGCTGGATTCCATAGCCCCCCGGAGAGAGGATGTGCATGGCGAGGTGGAGAGGAGAGTGGTGGCTCAACTGCTGACGCTAATGGACGGCTTGGGCGGCAGAGGTCAGGTGATCGTCATCGGGGCCACTAACCGAGAGGATGCCATAGATCCCGCCTTACGCCGGCCTGGTCGGTTCGACCGGGAGATTGAGATAGGAGTGCCCACGCGTGATGGCAGGAAGGAGATATTAGAGATTCACACCCGTGGCATGCCTTTGAGTGATGACGTGTCCTTAGACCATTTAGCCAATATTACTCATGGGTTCGTTGGGGCGGACCTCATGGCCTTGGCTAGAGAAGCGGCCATGAAGTGCCTTTCTCGCTTCGTGCCCGAGCTGGAACTGGGCAAGCCCATACCAGTGGAGATCCTAGAGCGCATAAAGGTGACCCAGCAAGATTTCGATGAGGCGTTGAAAGAGCTGGAGCCCAGTGCCATGAGGGAAGTACTGGTGGAGGTGCCAAAGGTGACATGGGATGATGTGGGAGGCTTGGAAGAAGTAAAGCGCCAACTACGTGAGGTCATCGAGATGCCTCTGGAAAACCCAGCGGCTTTCAAGCGCATGGGCATAAGACCTGCCAAGGGCATCCTTCTTTACGGGCCGCCGGGAACCGGTAAGACACTCTTGGCCAAGGCAGTGGCGAATGAGTCCAAGGCGAATTTCATATCGATAAAAGGACCGGAGATTATGAGTAAATGGGTGGGGGAATCGGAGAAGGCGGTAAGACAGGCGTTCAAAAAAGCCAAGCAGGTGGCGCCTTCGGTCCTTTTCCTGGATGAGATCGATGCCATCGCCCCTAGAAGGGGGAGTGCGAGCGATACCAATGTGACCGAGAGGGTCGTTAATCAACTCCTGACCTCTATGGACGGCTTGGAGACGTTGGAAAAGGTCACAGTGATAGCCGCCACTAATCGTCCAGACATTATAGACCCAGCCTTATTGCGTCCTGGTCGCTTCGACCGAATGATCCTAATACCAGTCCCTGATGCCAAGTCGAGGCTGGCCATCTTGAGCGTGCATACCAGGAACATGCCCCTTCGGAATGTTGACCTGGAGGCGCTGGTGGAAAAGCTGGATGGGTTCGTTGGCGCGGATATTGAGAACCTATGCCGAGAAGCGGCCATGGTGGCTCTGCGTGAGAATAAGGACGCGGAGATCGTAGAGATGCGCCATTTCGAAGCCGCCTTAAAAACCGTGAGACCATCGGTGGACAAGGAGGTTATGAAGCAGTATGAGAGCATAGCCAAGGTGTTGGATAAGGTGCGCCTTGGAGAACAAGATTTAGGCATGTACCGCTAA